The segment GGGGGGAAGGACAAAATGACGACTAAATACATTTTCGTTACCGGTGGAGTAGTATCTTCGTTGGGCAAAGGCATAACCTCAGCCTCTATTGGATGTTTATTAAAAAGTCGCGGGTTGAGAGTAAATATCCTGAAGATAGATCCTTATCTCAATGTAGACCCTGGAACGATGAGCCCTTTTCAGCACGGAGAAGTTTTCGTTACCGAAGATGGAGCGGAAACCGATTTAGATTTGGGCCATTATGAGAGGTTTCTGGATGTCAATCTGAAAAAAATTAATAATATCACCAGTGGCCTAATCTACGATGTAGTGATTAGTAAAGAAAGAAAAGGAGATTTCTTAGGCAAAACGGTTCAGGTTATTCCCCATGTCACTAATGAGATTAAATCTCGTATCAAGGCGTTATCGAAAGATTCCGATGTAGTAATTACTGAAATTGGTGGAACCACAGGGGATATCGAGGGACTGCCTTTTCTGGAAGCAGCGAGACAGTTTAAACAGGATGTGGGAGAAGGAAATGTTTGTTATATTCACGTGACCCTTGTGCCCTACATTAAGGCTGCTGAGGAGATGAAGACCAAGCCTACGCAACAGAGTGTAGCCAAATTAAGAGAGATTGGAATTGAGCCTCAAATAATTATTTGCCGCACTGAAAGACCATTGACAAATGAATTAAGGAGAAAGATAGCCTTATTCTGTAATGTTCAGGAAAAAGCAGTAGCTGAAGAAAGGGACGTTTCCACCAGTATCTATGAAGTCCCCTTGATGCTAAAAAGAGAAAACCTCGATACTATTTTATTGGAAATGTTACGTTTGGGGAAAAAGAGGAGTGACCTATCTAAATGGGAGGAAATTGTTAAGAAAATAAGAAATTTAAAAGAAGATGTGACCATTGGTGTTGCCGGAAAGTATACTGAGCTAAAGGATGCCTACAAGAGTATCTGGGAAGCATTGGTTCATGGAGGATTAAGTAATAGTGTAAATGTAGAGATAAAATATATTGACGTTGAGGATAAGAAACTGGAGAAAGTATTAAGAACTGTGGATGGAATTCTTGTTCCCGGAGGATTTGGCGAGAGAGGGATTGAGGGGAAGATAAGGGTTTGCAGATTTGCTCGAGAGAATAAAGTTCCTTTTTTGGGCATCTGTTTAGGAATGCAGTGCGCAGTAATAGATTTCGCTCAAAATGTCTGTGGAATGAAAAGAG is part of the bacterium genome and harbors:
- a CDS encoding CTP synthase — translated: MTTKYIFVTGGVVSSLGKGITSASIGCLLKSRGLRVNILKIDPYLNVDPGTMSPFQHGEVFVTEDGAETDLDLGHYERFLDVNLKKINNITSGLIYDVVISKERKGDFLGKTVQVIPHVTNEIKSRIKALSKDSDVVITEIGGTTGDIEGLPFLEAARQFKQDVGEGNVCYIHVTLVPYIKAAEEMKTKPTQQSVAKLREIGIEPQIIICRTERPLTNELRRKIALFCNVQEKAVAEERDVSTSIYEVPLMLKRENLDTILLEMLRLGKKRSDLSKWEEIVKKIRNLKEDVTIGVAGKYTELKDAYKSIWEALVHGGLSNSVNVEIKYIDVEDKKLEKVLRTVDGILVPGGFGERGIEGKIRVCRFARENKVPFLGICLGMQCAVIDFAQNVCGMKRAYSTEFKPDTPYPVIDSLPEQKKIFQKGGTMRLGNYPCRIKRNSLAFRAYKKKLVLERHRHRYELNNKFRARLKAKGLLVTGEYEKKRLAEIIELKDHPWFVAVQFHPEFKSRPTRPHPLFREFIKASLNKKKSIQLKI